One Tolypothrix bouteillei VB521301 DNA window includes the following coding sequences:
- a CDS encoding alpha/beta fold hydrolase, producing the protein MMIQDRATSSTQFYTWKNYRACYEVLNPSFSAPEGTPLLLIHPIGVGLSRKFWRRFSSEWYKQGHRNSIYNPDLLGCGESDMPHVACTPMDWAQQLQHLLQTVVQKPVIVIVQGALFPVAIELAQQEPNFVARLVLASPPAMPLLTKDTPEWRQKTIWNLLDSPLGNAFYRYARRAKFLSSFSTRQLFKESEAVDAEWITTLQQGATNPESRHAVFAFLAGFWRKDYSSAISSIKQPTLVVLGEDISSIAKEGKGLNPDEWLADYLTRLPEGRGVKIPGRNVLPYESTPEFVRAIAPFIGELS; encoded by the coding sequence ATGATGATTCAAGATCGAGCAACATCTTCCACCCAGTTTTACACTTGGAAAAACTACCGCGCTTGCTACGAAGTTCTCAATCCAAGCTTTTCAGCACCTGAAGGCACGCCCCTGTTACTGATTCACCCCATTGGTGTTGGCTTGTCACGAAAATTTTGGCGGCGGTTTTCGAGTGAGTGGTACAAACAAGGACACCGCAATTCCATTTACAATCCTGATTTGTTGGGCTGCGGTGAAAGCGATATGCCCCACGTTGCTTGCACTCCTATGGATTGGGCACAACAGTTGCAACACTTGCTGCAAACAGTTGTACAAAAACCTGTCATTGTTATCGTGCAAGGTGCTTTATTTCCAGTTGCCATAGAATTAGCCCAACAAGAACCCAATTTTGTTGCTCGATTAGTGCTAGCGAGTCCTCCCGCTATGCCTTTGCTGACGAAAGACACACCCGAGTGGCGGCAGAAAACAATTTGGAATCTTCTGGATTCACCTTTGGGCAATGCTTTTTACCGCTACGCACGACGTGCAAAGTTTTTAAGCTCCTTCTCCACTCGTCAACTGTTTAAAGAAAGCGAGGCTGTAGATGCTGAATGGATAACTACTTTACAGCAGGGTGCAACAAATCCTGAGAGCCGCCATGCCGTTTTTGCGTTTTTAGCGGGCTTTTGGCGTAAGGATTATAGCAGCGCCATATCTTCTATCAAACAACCAACATTAGTCGTTTTAGGAGAGGATATTTCAAGCATTGCCAAAGAAGGTAAAGGATTGAATCCAGATGAATGGTTAGCTGATTATCTTACTCGTTTGCCTGAGGGTCGGGGAGTCAAGATTCCCGGTCGCAATGTTTTGCCCTATGAATCTACTCCTGAATTTGTTAGAGCCATAGCACCATTTATTGGCGAGCTATCCTAA
- a CDS encoding SDR family oxidoreductase, producing MNITIIGCGYVGCAVAQYWQKMPFTITATTTTPERVPLLQAVAQRVVIVKGSDREGLRSVLKNQDVILLSVGAKGADNYEEAYLQTARTLIDTLKQTPTVRQLIYTGSYSVYGDKNGDWVDEESSLEPANKNGEILRDTEQILLSASDDNLRVCILRLGGIYGPGRELVKIFGRFAGTTRPGNGEDVTNWIHLDDIVGAIEFAREHQLQGIYNLVDDTRMTSRELYDRLYEAHNLPKVTWDSSQQSKRPYNARVSNKKIKEAGYKLIHPDKIFK from the coding sequence ATGAACATTACTATTATTGGTTGCGGATACGTAGGTTGTGCAGTAGCGCAATATTGGCAGAAAATGCCTTTCACAATTACTGCGACTACCACGACCCCCGAACGCGTTCCCTTACTGCAAGCAGTAGCCCAACGCGTTGTCATTGTTAAAGGCAGCGATCGCGAAGGTTTAAGATCGGTTTTAAAAAATCAAGATGTCATACTTTTGAGTGTTGGTGCTAAGGGCGCTGATAACTATGAAGAAGCTTACTTGCAAACTGCTCGAACTTTAATCGATACCCTAAAACAAACACCAACTGTCCGACAACTCATCTATACGGGCAGTTATTCTGTATACGGCGATAAAAATGGAGATTGGGTAGATGAGGAGTCATCTCTCGAACCCGCCAACAAAAATGGGGAAATTCTGAGGGATACCGAACAAATTTTACTATCAGCTTCTGATGACAATCTCCGTGTTTGTATTTTACGGTTGGGAGGAATTTACGGTCCCGGTAGAGAGTTGGTAAAAATATTTGGTCGATTTGCCGGTACAACCCGACCTGGTAATGGAGAGGATGTTACCAACTGGATTCACTTAGACGATATTGTTGGTGCAATAGAGTTTGCCCGCGAGCATCAACTGCAAGGTATTTATAACTTGGTTGATGATACACGCATGACAAGCCGAGAATTATACGATCGCCTGTATGAAGCACACAATCTACCAAAAGTCACATGGGATTCTTCCCAACAGAGCAAGCGTCCCTACAATGCCAGGGTATCTAATAAGAAAATAAAAGAGGCGGGATACAAGCTCATTCACCCCGATAAGATTTTTAAATGA